One Flammeovirga agarivorans DNA window includes the following coding sequences:
- a CDS encoding ABC transporter ATP-binding protein, with translation MMIFVKPHLKYFILLVVLTVSLGVLAPSRPYLIQYTIDNYIVENDMPGLNQMIVILIAVQLLQALVQFCHTYLSGWLGQHIVKDMRVMLYEHILKLKLKFYDNTPIGRLVTRAVSDIETLSEVFTNGVAAMLGDILQLIFIFLVMLYTDWRLTLISLSVLPILLFSTYVFKEKIKVAFNDVRNAVSNLNTFVQEHITGMNVVQLFSAEKREQEEFKKINKEHRDANISTVLYYSIYYPVAEVIAASGTGLLVWWGAHSVLDGYATLGTLIAFIMYINLFFRPIRMIADRFNTLQMGIVSSDRILKLLDDKDFISNEGTYETDHIDGFVEFKDVWFAYKEEDYVLKDISFKVNHGETVALVGATGAGKSSIINLISRFYEINKGTICINNRNVKDYDLYNLRKHIGVVLQDVFLFSSSIRENITLGDTKITDDQILEAAELVGARSFIEKLPGKLDYKVMERGSTLSVGQRQLLSFVRTMVYDPKIIILDEATSSVDSETEQLIQNAINSMMKGRTSIAIAHRLATIRNADNIIVLDKGEIKESGTHDELLKKKGFYSKLYQMQYKEVEGVN, from the coding sequence ATGATGATCTTTGTCAAACCACATCTTAAGTATTTTATATTATTAGTAGTTCTAACGGTTTCGTTAGGTGTGTTAGCTCCTTCAAGACCTTACCTAATTCAGTACACAATAGATAATTACATTGTAGAAAATGATATGCCCGGCTTAAATCAGATGATCGTTATTCTGATTGCTGTGCAGTTACTACAAGCGTTAGTACAGTTTTGCCATACCTACTTATCAGGTTGGTTAGGGCAACATATTGTAAAAGATATGCGAGTGATGTTGTATGAGCATATTCTTAAACTGAAACTAAAGTTTTATGATAATACCCCAATAGGTAGATTGGTAACAAGGGCTGTTTCTGATATTGAAACATTATCCGAAGTATTTACCAATGGAGTGGCAGCAATGTTAGGTGATATTCTTCAGCTAATCTTCATTTTCCTAGTAATGTTGTATACGGATTGGAGATTAACCCTTATAAGTTTATCAGTTTTACCAATTCTTTTATTCTCTACTTACGTTTTCAAAGAAAAAATTAAAGTAGCTTTTAATGATGTTAGAAATGCAGTTTCTAACCTAAATACATTTGTTCAAGAACATATTACAGGGATGAATGTAGTACAATTATTTTCTGCTGAAAAAAGAGAACAGGAAGAGTTCAAGAAGATCAATAAGGAACATAGAGATGCGAACATCAGTACAGTTTTATACTACTCTATCTATTACCCGGTAGCAGAAGTAATTGCTGCTTCAGGAACAGGTTTATTAGTATGGTGGGGTGCACATAGTGTTTTAGATGGGTATGCTACGTTGGGTACATTAATCGCTTTTATCATGTACATCAACTTATTCTTCAGACCTATTCGAATGATTGCTGATAGATTTAATACATTACAAATGGGTATTGTATCTTCTGATAGAATATTAAAACTATTAGACGATAAGGATTTTATTAGTAATGAAGGTACTTATGAGACAGATCATATCGATGGTTTTGTAGAATTTAAGGATGTGTGGTTTGCTTATAAAGAGGAAGACTACGTATTGAAAGATATTTCATTTAAAGTAAATCATGGGGAGACTGTTGCTTTAGTAGGAGCTACAGGAGCTGGAAAGTCTTCGATTATTAATTTAATCTCTAGATTTTACGAAATAAATAAAGGAACTATCTGTATTAACAATAGAAATGTTAAAGATTATGATTTATATAATCTTAGAAAACATATTGGTGTAGTTTTACAGGATGTATTCCTTTTCTCATCATCGATTAGGGAAAATATTACACTCGGAGACACTAAAATTACAGATGATCAGATTTTAGAGGCAGCGGAATTGGTAGGAGCGAGATCTTTTATTGAGAAACTTCCTGGAAAATTAGATTACAAAGTAATGGAAAGAGGTTCAACGCTTTCGGTAGGACAAAGACAATTATTATCTTTTGTAAGAACCATGGTGTATGACCCTAAAATTATCATTTTGGATGAGGCAACATCCTCTGTAGATTCAGAAACAGAACAGCTAATTCAAAATGCAATTAATTCTATGATGAAAGGAAGAACGAGTATTGCTATCGCACACCGTTTAGCGACAATAAGAAATGCTGATAACATTATCGTTCTAGATAAAGGAGAAATTAAAGAGTCAGGTACACATGATGAGTTATTAAAGAAAAAAGGCTTCTATTCTAAACTTTATCAAATGCAGTATAAAGAAGTTGAAGGAGTCAATTGA
- a CDS encoding twin-arginine translocase TatA/TatE family subunit, translating into MSTILLFGMPGGFEWVIIGLVVLLLFGAKRIPELARGLGSGIREFKDAKNQISEEIEKGIKEEEKKKEEN; encoded by the coding sequence TTGAGTACAATTTTGTTATTCGGTATGCCAGGAGGTTTCGAATGGGTAATCATCGGTTTAGTAGTACTTTTATTATTCGGTGCTAAGAGAATCCCTGAATTAGCTCGTGGGTTGGGTTCTGGTATTAGAGAATTCAAAGATGCTAAAAATCAAATCTCAGAAGAGATTGAGAAAGGTATCAAGGAAGAGGAGAAGAAAAAAGAAGAAAATTAA
- the gatA gene encoding Asp-tRNA(Asn)/Glu-tRNA(Gln) amidotransferase subunit GatA: MYKSFEDIKKAIAEGKTSCVALVESYLARIEEKKHLNVWNEVYPEEALAQAKLVDQKISEGKAGRLAGMVVGLKDVIAYKDHGLQASSNMLDGYVSPFSATATNRLLAEDAIIIGRQSCDEFAMGSSNENSAFGVVKNNIDETRVPGGSSGASAVAVSDDHCLVSLGSDTGGSVRQPAAFTGTVGLKPTYSRISRWGLIAYASSFDTIGIISNNVPDAALVLEIIAGEDENDATVSQRPVPAYSASVSKKSTEKLKIAYIKETVESEHLNKDISEKTFAKIEALRAEGHEVEAIEFPLLDYLLPTYYILTTAEASTNLERFDGVRYGYRTDNPKDLEALYKKSRSEGFGDEVKRRIMLGTFVLSASYYDAYFSKAQKVRRMIKETTEKILSDYDFILMPTTSAPSFEIGKYGENNLLELYLGDLYTVHASLAGLPAISIPNGTDKDGLTIGLQVMANRFEEDKMLAFSEYLSSLN; encoded by the coding sequence ATGTATAAATCATTTGAAGATATAAAAAAGGCGATTGCTGAAGGTAAAACTTCTTGTGTGGCATTGGTGGAATCATATTTGGCTCGAATTGAAGAGAAAAAACATTTAAATGTTTGGAACGAGGTTTACCCAGAAGAAGCTTTGGCTCAAGCAAAGTTAGTAGACCAGAAAATCTCAGAAGGAAAAGCGGGAAGATTAGCAGGTATGGTTGTTGGTCTTAAAGATGTTATTGCTTACAAAGACCATGGCTTGCAGGCTTCATCAAATATGTTAGATGGATATGTATCTCCTTTTTCAGCTACAGCAACAAATCGTTTATTAGCAGAAGATGCAATTATTATCGGTCGCCAAAGCTGTGATGAGTTTGCAATGGGATCTTCAAATGAAAATTCAGCATTTGGTGTAGTAAAAAATAACATTGATGAAACAAGAGTTCCAGGAGGTTCTTCTGGAGCATCAGCAGTAGCAGTTTCAGATGATCACTGTCTTGTGTCATTAGGATCAGATACAGGTGGTTCAGTAAGACAGCCAGCAGCATTTACAGGGACTGTTGGATTAAAGCCGACATACTCTAGAATTTCTAGATGGGGACTTATTGCTTATGCTTCATCATTTGATACAATTGGAATTATTTCCAATAATGTACCTGATGCTGCTTTAGTATTGGAAATTATTGCTGGAGAGGATGAAAATGATGCTACAGTATCACAAAGACCTGTACCTGCATACTCTGCATCTGTATCAAAAAAATCAACAGAGAAGTTAAAGATAGCTTACATCAAAGAAACGGTTGAAAGTGAGCATCTAAATAAAGATATCAGTGAAAAAACTTTTGCCAAGATTGAAGCACTAAGAGCTGAAGGTCATGAAGTAGAAGCAATAGAATTTCCATTACTAGATTATCTTTTACCAACATATTATATCTTAACCACAGCAGAAGCAAGTACTAACTTAGAACGCTTCGATGGAGTACGATATGGTTATAGAACAGATAACCCTAAAGATTTAGAGGCTTTATATAAAAAATCTAGATCAGAAGGTTTTGGTGATGAAGTAAAGAGAAGAATTATGTTGGGTACATTTGTACTGTCTGCTAGTTATTATGATGCATACTTCTCAAAAGCTCAAAAGGTAAGAAGAATGATCAAAGAAACGACAGAGAAGATTCTTTCTGATTATGATTTTATCTTAATGCCAACAACTTCAGCTCCATCTTTTGAAATTGGTAAATACGGAGAGAATAACCTATTGGAGTTATACCTTGGAGATTTATATACTGTACATGCTTCATTAGCAGGTTTACCAGCGATCTCTATTCCAAACGGAACAGATAAAGATGGTCTTACAATTGGTTTGCAAGTGATGGCCAACCGATTTGAAGAAGATAAAATGTTAGCCTTTTCTGAGTACTTAAGCTCACTAAACTAA
- a CDS encoding LysM peptidoglycan-binding domain-containing protein gives MQLKSFKVYTLLVFIITFISSNAIAQDEGDAMMTWQDSIYTVALPEGYLLPSDTLEVVEAAPYAPWFENYDEFDTTSAILIDVTDKSYDYVPNVSDSLVMERLKAMENVIPLEYHERVRLFIDYFAVRNREYTLGILQRQNIFFPMFERVLAEEGVPVELKYLAVIESALKPVALSRVGAKGLWQFMPRTGRAYGLKQSYQIDDRMDPEKATRAAARYLKFLRNYHGDWELAIAAYNCGPGNIRKAQRRSGKKKFWDIYRKLPRETRSYLPQYVAMAYVLTYAEEYNLVQEMPMYEIPAEDIFVSQSIDLGKLAEELTVCREDLVQLNPSLRFGYAPNYVKNFRIKIPEARFDYYLEHQDSILTKVKYTGKGANVGDGFYYHYVRRGESLGLIASKNRVSLSSLKAWNNLRSNTIYPGQKLKIYGNAYSPGPQTSTSSTTKKSSTTKTSGASIYHTVRSGETLGTIAKKYRVYVADIKNLNNISGSTIYKGQKLLIKKGKYSAPAQSNTSASTKTTSISVQSTSPKGELQYHTVRSGETLGGIAEQYNTTASNLRKWNNIKGSTIYKGQKLKVYSSVKVTTASSTNKKSTSSASSSTYGPSSKTRSHTVKKGENLVEIAKMYRVYVNDIKRANGLKSSSIQAGQKLTIPPSPSSVLNTKTTSTGTDNTKYYTVKSGDTLWKISQNLGISVNEIKQLNGLKSNNLKVGQRLKIKS, from the coding sequence ATGCAGTTGAAGAGCTTTAAGGTTTACACCCTTCTCGTATTTATTATAACTTTTATTTCTTCTAATGCCATTGCCCAAGATGAAGGTGATGCAATGATGACATGGCAAGATAGTATTTATACTGTAGCATTACCCGAAGGGTATTTGTTGCCGTCTGATACTTTAGAAGTAGTAGAAGCTGCTCCATATGCACCATGGTTTGAAAATTATGATGAATTTGATACAACATCAGCAATTCTGATAGATGTTACTGATAAGTCGTACGACTATGTTCCGAATGTATCTGATAGTTTAGTCATGGAAAGACTAAAAGCAATGGAGAATGTTATTCCATTAGAATATCATGAAAGGGTACGTTTATTTATCGATTATTTTGCTGTAAGAAATAGAGAATACACTTTAGGCATCCTTCAAAGACAAAATATATTTTTTCCAATGTTTGAAAGAGTATTGGCAGAAGAAGGAGTTCCTGTAGAATTAAAGTATTTAGCTGTTATTGAATCTGCCTTAAAACCTGTAGCATTATCAAGAGTAGGAGCAAAAGGTTTATGGCAGTTTATGCCAAGAACTGGTAGAGCGTATGGATTAAAGCAGAGTTATCAGATCGATGATAGGATGGATCCTGAAAAAGCAACAAGAGCAGCAGCCCGTTATCTGAAGTTTTTAAGAAATTATCATGGTGATTGGGAATTAGCTATTGCAGCATATAACTGTGGTCCAGGTAATATTAGAAAAGCACAAAGAAGGTCTGGAAAGAAGAAGTTTTGGGATATTTACAGAAAACTACCAAGAGAAACTCGCTCATACCTTCCTCAATATGTGGCAATGGCTTATGTATTAACCTATGCTGAAGAATATAACTTAGTACAGGAAATGCCAATGTATGAGATTCCTGCTGAAGATATTTTTGTTAGCCAATCTATTGATTTGGGTAAGTTGGCGGAAGAATTAACAGTGTGTAGAGAGGATTTGGTACAATTGAACCCGTCATTACGATTTGGTTATGCTCCTAATTATGTCAAAAACTTCAGAATTAAGATTCCAGAAGCAAGATTTGATTATTACTTGGAACATCAAGATAGCATTCTGACAAAAGTGAAGTACACTGGTAAAGGAGCAAATGTAGGAGATGGATTTTATTATCACTATGTAAGAAGAGGTGAGTCTTTGGGATTGATAGCTAGTAAAAACCGTGTTTCTCTGTCAAGTTTGAAAGCTTGGAATAACCTTAGAAGTAATACAATTTACCCTGGTCAAAAGTTAAAGATATATGGTAATGCTTACAGTCCGGGTCCTCAAACTAGTACATCTTCAACAACTAAAAAGTCTTCGACAACTAAAACTAGTGGAGCAAGTATTTACCATACAGTAAGAAGTGGTGAAACTTTAGGGACGATTGCAAAAAAATATAGAGTATATGTAGCTGATATTAAAAATCTAAATAATATCTCTGGTTCTACGATATATAAAGGGCAAAAGCTCTTGATAAAGAAAGGGAAATATTCTGCCCCTGCTCAGTCTAATACTTCAGCATCTACAAAGACTACATCAATATCTGTTCAATCGACTTCACCTAAAGGAGAATTACAGTATCATACAGTAAGAAGTGGAGAAACTTTAGGTGGAATAGCCGAACAATATAATACGACAGCTTCTAACCTAAGAAAGTGGAACAATATCAAAGGTTCAACAATCTATAAAGGACAAAAGTTAAAGGTATATTCGTCTGTAAAAGTGACGACTGCATCTTCAACCAATAAAAAGTCGACCTCAAGTGCTTCTAGTAGTACTTATGGACCTTCATCTAAAACTAGGTCTCATACAGTAAAAAAAGGAGAGAACTTAGTTGAAATAGCAAAAATGTACAGAGTGTATGTCAACGATATAAAAAGAGCCAACGGTTTGAAATCTTCAAGCATTCAAGCAGGACAAAAGTTGACAATTCCACCTTCACCAAGTAGTGTTTTAAATACAAAAACTACTTCAACTGGAACTGATAATACGAAATATTATACAGTAAAAAGTGGAGATACATTATGGAAGATATCTCAGAATTTAGGCATTAGCGTAAATGAGATTAAGCAATTGAATGGACTAAAAAGTAATAATTTAAAGGTAGGACAACGTCTAAAGATAAAATCTTAA
- the tyrS gene encoding tyrosine--tRNA ligase produces MADIKTNLIEELQWRGMLHDIMPGTEDQLNKEMTTAYVGFDPTADSLHIGHMVSVMLLRHLQKAGHKPLAIVGGATGMIGDPSFKDAERQLLDNDAIQKNIAGMKGQLEKFLDFDCGENSAEILNNYDWFQDFSFIDFAREAGKHLTVNYMMGKESVKKRLATGSGISFTEFTYQLLQGWDFYHLYKTKNCRLQFGGSDQWGNIVTGTELIRRKAQGTAYAATCPLITKSDGTKFGKTESGAVWLDPEKTSPYQFYQFWLNVADDDAKRYIKIFTFIEKEEIDQLIADHDEAPHTRILQKRLAEEVTKAVHGQAELDTAIAASNILFGKNVTEQLKSLDERTLLQVFEGVMQSEISKADLEGMAEMADLLSAGTNNQLFASKGEAKRMIKGGGISINKAKLQGSELPKEVELLQDKYILAQKGKKNYCLIKVVD; encoded by the coding sequence ATGGCAGATATAAAAACAAATCTTATCGAGGAGTTGCAGTGGAGAGGAATGCTGCACGATATCATGCCAGGTACTGAAGATCAATTAAACAAAGAGATGACGACAGCATATGTAGGTTTTGACCCTACTGCAGACTCTCTTCATATTGGTCATATGGTATCTGTAATGTTGCTAAGACATTTACAAAAGGCAGGGCACAAGCCATTAGCTATTGTAGGTGGTGCAACAGGTATGATTGGTGATCCTTCTTTTAAAGATGCAGAAAGACAACTTTTGGATAATGACGCTATCCAAAAGAATATTGCAGGAATGAAAGGACAGTTGGAAAAGTTTTTGGATTTTGATTGTGGTGAAAACTCAGCTGAGATTCTAAACAACTATGATTGGTTCCAAGACTTTAGTTTTATCGACTTCGCTCGTGAAGCAGGTAAACACCTTACTGTAAATTATATGATGGGTAAAGAATCTGTAAAGAAGCGTTTAGCAACAGGTTCAGGTATCTCATTCACTGAATTTACATACCAATTGTTACAAGGATGGGATTTCTATCATTTATATAAAACGAAAAACTGTCGTTTACAATTTGGTGGTTCAGACCAATGGGGAAATATTGTAACTGGTACTGAGTTAATCCGTCGTAAGGCACAAGGAACGGCTTATGCTGCAACTTGTCCATTGATTACTAAATCTGATGGAACGAAATTCGGTAAGACTGAAAGTGGTGCAGTATGGTTAGATCCAGAAAAAACATCTCCTTACCAATTCTACCAATTCTGGTTAAATGTTGCTGATGATGATGCAAAAAGATATATCAAGATCTTTACTTTCATTGAGAAAGAAGAAATTGATCAACTAATTGCTGATCATGACGAGGCTCCTCATACTCGTATTTTACAAAAAAGATTAGCTGAAGAAGTAACTAAAGCAGTTCATGGACAAGCTGAATTAGATACTGCTATAGCAGCTTCAAATATTCTTTTTGGTAAAAATGTAACTGAACAGTTAAAATCTCTAGACGAACGTACACTTCTTCAAGTATTTGAAGGCGTTATGCAGTCTGAAATTTCGAAAGCTGATTTAGAGGGAATGGCTGAAATGGCTGATTTACTATCTGCTGGAACAAATAATCAACTTTTTGCTTCAAAAGGTGAGGCAAAGCGTATGATCAAAGGCGGTGGTATTTCTATTAATAAAGCAAAATTACAAGGTAGTGAACTTCCTAAAGAAGTTGAGTTACTTCAAGATAAATATATTCTTGCTCAAAAAGGTAAGAAGAACTATTGCTTAATTAAAGTAGTAGACTAA
- the cysD gene encoding sulfate adenylyltransferase subunit CysD, producing MSNYQLSHLDELEAEAIYVLREVFAQFQNPALLFSGGKDSITVAHLAKKAFYPAKIPFTFLHVDTGHNFPETIQFRDDLIKDLGVRLAVGSVQEAIDDGRVVEETGANASRNKLQITALLDTIEDEAFDVCIGGGRRDEEKARAKERFFSHRDEFGQWDPKRQRPELWNLFNGKYSPGEHFRAFPISNWTEFDVWQYIMRENIEIPSLYLAHEREVIWRDNTWLPVSEYTTLRDGEKVETKKIRFRTLGDITITGGIESEADTVEKVVEEVSAMRQTERGNRSDDKRSETSMEDRKKEGYF from the coding sequence ATGAGTAATTATCAACTTTCACATTTGGACGAATTGGAAGCAGAAGCGATCTACGTATTACGTGAAGTTTTTGCCCAATTTCAAAATCCTGCACTATTATTCTCAGGAGGTAAGGACTCAATTACAGTCGCACATTTAGCTAAGAAAGCATTCTATCCTGCGAAAATTCCTTTTACATTTTTGCATGTTGATACAGGTCACAATTTCCCGGAAACAATTCAATTCCGTGATGATTTAATCAAAGATTTAGGTGTTCGTCTTGCTGTTGGTTCTGTTCAAGAAGCAATCGATGATGGTAGAGTAGTTGAAGAAACTGGTGCAAATGCTAGTAGAAATAAACTTCAAATTACTGCCCTATTAGATACTATCGAAGACGAAGCATTTGATGTATGTATTGGTGGTGGACGTCGTGATGAAGAAAAAGCGAGAGCAAAAGAACGTTTCTTCTCACATAGAGATGAGTTTGGACAATGGGATCCAAAACGTCAACGCCCAGAATTATGGAACTTATTCAACGGTAAATACAGTCCTGGTGAGCACTTCAGAGCGTTCCCTATTTCTAATTGGACTGAATTTGATGTTTGGCAATATATCATGAGAGAAAACATTGAAATTCCATCATTGTATTTAGCTCATGAAAGAGAAGTGATTTGGAGAGACAACACTTGGTTGCCTGTATCTGAATACACTACACTTCGCGATGGTGAAAAAGTAGAAACAAAAAAGATTCGTTTTAGAACATTAGGTGATATTACAATCACTGGTGGTATCGAGTCTGAAGCAGACACAGTTGAAAAAGTAGTTGAAGAAGTATCAGCTATGCGTCAAACTGAAAGAGGTAACAGATCGGATGACAAACGTTCTGAAACATCTATGGAAGATCGTAAGAAAGAGGGTTATTTCTAG
- the dnaG gene encoding DNA primase, with amino-acid sequence MIPQETVEEIKRTLDIVEVVEDFVPLKKKGKSWIGLCPFHVDNTPSMYVTPSMNLYKCFSCGASGDAIKFVQEKEGKSYVEALKYLAAKYGIKIVEKKRSPEEEEKHKRRESIFVTMNYAKDYFMRMMQISDEGKSLGLGYFKNRKFNGDTINTFDLGYSLDSWDSLEKDATQKGYTIEALELAGLRSENEKGRKYDRFRGRVMFPIHDLSGRVIAFGARTLKKDGKPKYLNSPETEIYHKSDALYGIYQSKDAIRVKDRCYLVEGYTDVISLHQAGIKNVVASSGTALTEGQIKQIKRFTNNVTAVFDGDAAGLKAAIRGVDMLLQQGLNVRVVRLPEGEDPDSYCDTLGGEKFAEFLKKEETDFILFAARLYSEEAKNDPLNKAEKIREVLKSIAVIPDTIQQEIFIKECADVFDISVESLINNLNEIKQREIERIEKEKNRARRPYENPTGGSVGNSVASIPPPMSPSDIPSDMPPPMDMPPPAIEPDTHFSPEFIDAQPPTLPPLGEEHEKANKKQDSSNPKGKFVKLGIHEEEFIRILLLYGDQYVDENVGYIYEYLFNELGSMMLEDEFCQQILVDYKNETAMGEIPSLQHFKERYSSENDLRNLNRITNTGGHQPSVEWFKRHRIVIPNKDENLGRLAYNSLLHYKMTYLTDLIDKCHIGLTEAEKAMDDEKMMEALHLMTLLTQQRKDIANQLGITIKL; translated from the coding sequence ATGATCCCTCAAGAGACCGTAGAAGAAATAAAACGTACACTGGATATTGTAGAAGTTGTCGAAGATTTTGTCCCTTTAAAAAAGAAAGGTAAATCTTGGATTGGACTATGTCCTTTTCATGTAGATAATACGCCTTCAATGTATGTGACACCAAGCATGAATCTTTACAAGTGTTTTTCATGCGGTGCTTCTGGTGATGCTATTAAATTTGTTCAAGAAAAAGAGGGGAAATCCTATGTTGAAGCTTTAAAATACTTAGCAGCAAAATATGGGATCAAAATTGTTGAGAAAAAACGTTCACCTGAGGAAGAGGAAAAACATAAAAGGCGAGAAAGTATCTTCGTAACAATGAACTATGCTAAAGATTACTTCATGAGAATGATGCAAATTTCTGATGAAGGAAAATCTTTAGGTTTAGGATATTTCAAAAATAGAAAGTTCAATGGAGATACTATTAATACTTTTGATTTAGGTTACAGTCTAGACTCTTGGGACTCACTAGAAAAAGATGCCACTCAAAAGGGGTATACAATTGAAGCATTAGAACTAGCAGGGTTAAGATCTGAAAATGAAAAGGGGAGAAAATATGACCGTTTTAGAGGTCGGGTGATGTTTCCTATTCATGATCTTTCTGGTAGAGTTATCGCCTTTGGAGCAAGAACCCTTAAAAAGGATGGAAAACCTAAGTATTTAAACTCTCCTGAAACTGAAATTTACCATAAAAGTGATGCTCTATATGGTATTTATCAATCCAAAGATGCGATAAGAGTAAAAGATCGTTGCTACTTAGTTGAAGGTTATACCGATGTAATTTCTCTACATCAAGCAGGTATAAAAAATGTTGTCGCTTCTTCTGGAACAGCTCTGACAGAAGGACAAATAAAGCAGATCAAGCGATTCACCAATAATGTTACCGCAGTCTTTGATGGTGATGCGGCAGGTTTAAAGGCAGCAATTAGAGGTGTTGATATGCTCTTACAACAAGGGCTTAATGTTAGGGTCGTTCGTTTACCAGAAGGAGAAGACCCTGATAGTTACTGTGACACACTTGGAGGAGAAAAGTTTGCTGAATTTCTTAAGAAGGAAGAAACTGATTTTATCTTATTTGCGGCGAGACTATACAGCGAAGAAGCTAAAAATGATCCTTTAAATAAAGCTGAGAAGATACGTGAAGTACTTAAAAGTATTGCAGTTATTCCGGACACAATTCAACAAGAAATTTTTATTAAGGAATGTGCTGACGTATTTGATATTTCTGTCGAAAGCTTGATCAACAACTTAAACGAGATCAAACAGAGAGAAATTGAGCGTATTGAAAAAGAAAAGAATAGAGCAAGAAGACCATATGAAAATCCTACTGGTGGTTCGGTAGGAAATTCTGTAGCATCGATACCTCCTCCAATGAGCCCTTCTGATATTCCATCGGATATGCCACCTCCAATGGATATGCCTCCTCCGGCTATAGAACCAGATACTCATTTTTCTCCCGAATTTATAGATGCTCAACCTCCTACTCTTCCTCCATTAGGTGAAGAACATGAGAAAGCTAATAAAAAACAAGACTCATCTAATCCTAAAGGTAAGTTCGTTAAACTTGGCATTCATGAAGAGGAATTTATTCGTATCTTATTGTTATATGGCGACCAATATGTAGATGAGAATGTTGGATATATTTATGAATATCTTTTTAATGAATTAGGATCAATGATGTTGGAAGATGAATTCTGCCAACAAATTCTTGTTGATTATAAAAATGAAACTGCCATGGGAGAAATTCCATCACTACAACATTTTAAAGAAAGATATAGTAGTGAAAATGATCTAAGAAACTTAAATAGAATTACCAATACAGGTGGTCATCAACCTAGTGTGGAATGGTTCAAGCGCCATAGGATTGTAATACCAAATAAAGATGAGAATTTAGGTCGCTTAGCCTATAATTCTTTATTACACTACAAAATGACATACCTAACAGATCTAATTGATAAGTGTCATATAGGTCTAACAGAAGCTGAAAAGGCTATGGATGATGAGAAAATGATGGAAGCATTACACCTAATGACTCTATTAACTCAACAACGAAAAGATATTGCCAATCAATTGGGTATTACAATCAAGTTATAA
- the recO gene encoding DNA repair protein RecO gives MIASTKGIVLSNMRYQESSLIVHIYTKEFGRRDYIIKGAYSKRSNKASFYHPLNILDLQVYERPNMNLQMVKEVRIDQALLSFQIQPQKSMILTFLSELLEKVLRSDEVGSDELYEFLRYSLVSLDKMSSNWNCFTLQFMLRLSHHLGIGIYSAEMLLIETEVSAHVDEVLKGQIDQLIKLDYHEAPVLPLVTRREIMDKLVKFYSMQLQNFGELKTLEVLRNIGNSLKRN, from the coding sequence ATGATTGCATCGACAAAGGGTATAGTTTTAAGTAATATGAGGTATCAGGAGTCTTCTTTGATCGTACATATTTACACTAAAGAATTTGGAAGAAGGGATTATATAATAAAAGGAGCTTACAGTAAACGTTCGAATAAAGCATCTTTCTATCACCCTTTAAATATCTTGGATTTACAGGTGTATGAAAGACCAAATATGAATCTACAGATGGTGAAAGAAGTCCGTATTGATCAAGCTCTATTATCTTTCCAAATCCAACCACAAAAATCGATGATTCTTACGTTTCTTTCAGAACTACTTGAAAAAGTATTAAGATCAGATGAAGTAGGTAGTGATGAATTATATGAATTTCTAAGGTATAGCTTGGTATCTCTAGATAAGATGTCTAGTAATTGGAACTGTTTTACTTTACAGTTTATGTTGAGGTTAAGTCATCATTTAGGTATAGGTATTTATTCCGCTGAAATGTTATTGATAGAAACCGAGGTATCTGCTCATGTAGATGAAGTATTAAAGGGACAAATAGATCAGTTGATTAAGTTGGATTATCATGAAGCTCCCGTTCTACCTTTGGTAACTAGAAGAGAAATTATGGATAAACTTGTGAAGTTTTATTCTATGCAATTACAAAACTTCGGAGAGTTGAAAACTTTAGAGGTATTAAGGAATATTGGCAATTCTCTTAAGAGGAATTAA